The following are encoded together in the Vigna unguiculata cultivar IT97K-499-35 chromosome 2, ASM411807v1, whole genome shotgun sequence genome:
- the LOC114174406 gene encoding uncharacterized protein LOC114174406 produces MMFHAVSDPIWCCVFSTSLTGEALDWFSELPANSIDSFATLKARFSTQFASLRPAILTVNNLVNIRQEDGESLRSYLDRYNRMSVKIKDLSDEIARHHFSYGLQPGVFADKISRMKPKMMEEMRERAAKFIQMEDMQEFRVKKREKKYATSQQNAPRPRKPLARPNEKKMPKFTTYTPLAVPWAKILQETFSADSLPASRKKPHLPTSMAANTVSTIG; encoded by the coding sequence ATGATGTTCCATGCAGTAAGTGACCCGATCTGGTGTTGCGTTTTCTCGACCTCCCTGACGGGAGAGGCGTTGGACTGGTTCTCTGAGCTGCCAGCCAACAGCATCGACTCCTTTGCCACTTTGAAAGCCAGGTTTAGCACGCAGTTTGCCTCCCTGAGGCCGGCTATCCTGACGGTCAATAACTTAGTAAACATCCGACAGGAAGATGGGGAGTCGCTGAGGAGTTATCTCGATCGGTACAACCGTATGTCGGTCAAGATAAAAGACCTCAGCGATGAAATCGCCCGACATCACTTCTCATATGGGCTGCAGCCGGGTGTGTTTGCAGACAAGATAAGCCGCATGAAGCCGAAGATGATGGAGGAGATGAGGGAACGAGCGGCCAAGTTCATTCAGATGGAGGACATGCAGGAGTTTAGGGTAAAGAAGAGGGAGAAGAAATATGCAACATCCCAGCAGAACGCCCCTCGACCGAGAAAACCCCTGGCCCGGCCCAACGAGAAGAAGATGCCTAAGTTTACAACGTACACCCCCTTGGCCGTCCCCTGGGCGAAGATTCTGCAGGAGACCTTCAGCGCCGACTCACTTCCAGCGTCCCGAAAGAAGCCCCACCTCCCGACGTCGATGGCAGCAAACACTGTCAGTACCATCGGATGA